A portion of the Streptomyces sp. NBC_01335 genome contains these proteins:
- a CDS encoding HNH endonuclease: MPHVLVLNASYEPLGVVPLHRALVLVLENKAVCLEESGALLRSPTTAVPAPSVVRLKRFVRVPYRGPVPLTRRALFARDGGRCVYCGAAATSVDHVVPRSRGGLHAWDNVVAACRHCNHVKADRHLPELGWRLRHQPAPPTGLAWRIIGTGHRDPRWLPYLQPFGADDALARIDGVSA, translated from the coding sequence GTGCCGCACGTCCTGGTTCTCAACGCGTCGTACGAGCCGCTCGGCGTCGTACCGCTCCACCGCGCGCTCGTCCTCGTCCTCGAAAACAAGGCCGTCTGCCTCGAAGAGTCCGGCGCCCTCCTCCGCAGCCCCACCACCGCCGTACCGGCGCCCAGTGTGGTCCGCCTCAAGCGCTTCGTCCGGGTCCCCTACCGGGGGCCCGTCCCACTCACCCGCCGCGCGCTCTTCGCCCGGGACGGAGGGCGCTGCGTGTACTGCGGGGCCGCCGCCACCAGCGTCGACCACGTCGTCCCGCGCAGCCGGGGCGGTCTGCACGCGTGGGACAACGTGGTGGCCGCCTGTCGCCACTGCAACCACGTCAAGGCCGACCGGCACCTCCCCGAGCTCGGCTGGCGCCTGCGCCACCAGCCCGCACCCCCCACCGGCCTCGCGTGGCGGATCATCGGCACCGGCCACCGCGACCCGCGCTGGCTGCCCTACCTCCAGCCGTTCGGCGCGGACGACGCGCTGGCCCGGATCGACGGCGTCTCCGCGTGA
- a CDS encoding mechanosensitive ion channel family protein, translated as MSPSVLLAAAPSTGSGGSLDEAARQAGDAAGWVEQNWSTWLNTGLRIILIAAVAIVLRYLIRRALTNLIERMNRSAQAVEGTALGGLLVNAERRRQRSEAIGSVLRSVTSFLILGTAALMILGAFEINLAPLLASAGVAGVALGFGARNLVTDFLSGVFMILEDQYGVGDTVDAGVASGEVIEVGLRVTKLRGDNGEIWYVRNGEVKRIGNLSQGWSTAGVDVTVRPTEDLDRVRAAISAATEVMAKEEPWSERLWGPVEILGLDAVLLDSMTVRVTAKTMPGKALAVERELRWRIKRSLDEAGISMIGTVPPQPEAESKADPTAAMAAPSAYASATSPQSLAATPLTPPSISK; from the coding sequence GTGTCCCCGTCCGTTCTGTTGGCCGCCGCCCCGTCGACCGGGTCGGGAGGCTCGCTCGACGAGGCCGCCCGGCAGGCCGGCGACGCCGCGGGCTGGGTCGAGCAGAACTGGTCCACTTGGCTGAACACCGGTCTGCGCATCATCCTGATCGCCGCCGTGGCGATCGTGCTGCGCTACCTGATCCGCCGCGCCCTCACCAATCTGATCGAGCGGATGAACCGCAGCGCGCAGGCCGTGGAGGGCACCGCTCTCGGCGGGCTGCTGGTCAACGCCGAGCGGCGCCGCCAGCGCTCGGAGGCGATAGGTTCCGTGCTCCGGTCGGTGACCTCGTTCCTGATCCTGGGCACGGCGGCGCTGATGATCCTGGGCGCCTTCGAGATCAACCTGGCGCCGCTGCTGGCCTCCGCCGGAGTCGCCGGAGTCGCGCTCGGTTTCGGCGCGCGCAACCTCGTCACCGACTTCCTCTCCGGGGTCTTCATGATCCTGGAGGACCAGTACGGCGTGGGCGACACGGTGGACGCCGGCGTCGCCTCCGGCGAGGTGATCGAGGTGGGGCTGCGGGTCACCAAGCTGCGCGGCGACAACGGCGAGATCTGGTACGTCCGCAACGGCGAGGTGAAGCGGATCGGCAACCTCAGCCAGGGCTGGTCCACCGCCGGTGTCGACGTGACCGTCCGGCCGACGGAGGACCTGGACCGGGTGCGCGCGGCCATCTCCGCCGCCACCGAGGTCATGGCGAAGGAGGAGCCGTGGAGCGAGCGGCTCTGGGGCCCGGTGGAGATCCTCGGCCTGGACGCCGTCCTGCTGGACTCGATGACCGTACGGGTCACCGCGAAGACCATGCCGGGCAAGGCGCTCGCCGTGGAGCGCGAGCTGCGCTGGCGCATCAAGAGGTCGCTGGACGAGGCGGGGATCAGCATGATCGGCACGGTGCCCCCGCAGCCGGAGGCCGAGTCGAAGGCGGACCCGACGGCGGCGATGGCCGCCCCGTCCGCGTACGCCTCGGCGACCTCGCCGCAGTCGCTCGCCGCGACGCCGCTCACGCCGCCGAGCATCAGCAAGTAG